ATCGCGGGCAGGGTGATAGTCACGGTATTGCCGCTGCCTTGTTTTGAACCGATGCTGAGCCGCGCTCTGTTCAGCCGCAGAAGTTCGCGCACGATGCCGAGCCCATAACCGTGCGAAGCGAATACCCAAGGGTTTGAGTTTGAGATGCTCTGCTTCAGTGCAGCCTGCGATGAGCCCAGGCCATCGTCAGCGATAGTGAGCCTTGCTTTGCCCGGTTCTGCGCTGAGCGTTATATGGGTAATGCCGCCAGGCAGATTGTGCTTGATCGAATTGCTTAAGAGATTATTGATAACTTTCTCCATTTGAATCGGGTCGATTTCAGCGACGATTGCATCTTCGATATGGGTCTGCAGCGCCATACCATAACTTTCAAAGACGATTGCATAAACTTCTGCGACCTGGCGTACGAATGCAGAAAAGTTGTAGGGCAAGAGTATGCCCCGGCGGTTTTTGGTCATGAGGCGAGCCGCATCTAGCGAATGGCCGACCGTGCGCAGAACATTGTAAATGGCGACCTTAATCTTTTCGAGCTGCAGGCGCAGCGGCGGCGGTAACCGGTCGTCATTGACGACCAGGCTTTCAAGCGGCATGGTCAGCAGAGAAAGCGGCGTCTTGATATCGTGCGAATACGTGCTGAAAAATCGCAGCTTATCATCGGCTGTACGCTTCAGGCTGCGGCGCTGCTCGCGATCACGCCTTTTCGCCTCGTTCATTTCGGCACTCGCGACAATTTCGAGGCGCCGCAGTTTTTCTCTAAGGTCGAGCGCCTCGAGTTTAACCTGGGTGATTTCGGCGATGCCGGTAATCTTCTTACCTGCGGGTAACCGTGTTGCCCCGCTAAGCCGCAGCAAGACCCTCTTGCCGAATGCCGTCTTGAAATTGCGTGCAACCGGATAAATTTTTCGATCGGGATAAACATGCCAGAGCCCAATAGAATCGCAGACTGCGACCTGCTGTATTTTGCCGGCGCTGCTCATCTCGGTGAACAGCGCCCGTGCGAGCTCCCCGTAATCTCGGGCTTTGGCAATGCCCTGCGTCAGACCCATCTGGCTATAAATATCGGCTGCATTTGGCCGGCCTCGCAGGCTTTTGTCTGGGTTTTGAAATCGCCGCCGGGGTCTCGTTCTAACAGGTTCCTTTTTCAGAAACCTGCTGATCGATTTCAGCTGTTCGCCAGATATTTCAGAATGGCGGATAGCTCACGAAAAAAAGCCAGTTGCGGCTGCTGCGGTATGTCGAGATTTATGCGTTTCGGGTCGGCAGTGTCGAGCTTCACGCGTTTGTCGCGCGTCAGTAGGGCAGAAACTTTGGCCATATCGAGCCGGTGGTCAGGTGCAACAATAAAGTAGGGCATTTCTGACGGTGTCTTGAGGTCGTCGGTCTTGGGCGAAATGGCGACGCGCTCGAGTCGCAGCATGTACGCGAGTTGGCGTATTTCTTCGAGCAGCAGCATCAGCTCGACAGTTTCAGGTGGCTTGCCGTAACGATCGACAAGCGCTTCGCGTATTTCATGAAACTCATCGAGCCCCGCGGCCGCTGACAACGATTTATAAAATTCCATCTTGGCGCGGGTGTCGGCAATGTATTCGTCGGGAAAGTACCAGTCGCACGGCAGCATGATCGCGCTGGTGAAATCGTCGTTTGCCACGGCCTTGCCCTTGAGTTCGTTGACCTTATCGTTCAGCATCTGAGAATAGAGCTCGAAACCGATTTCCATGATTTCACCGCTCTGTTCTTTGCCGAGCAGGTTGCCTGCCCCGCGAATCTCCAGGTCTTTCATTGCGATGCGAAACCCAGAA
The sequence above is a segment of the Turneriella parva DSM 21527 genome. Coding sequences within it:
- a CDS encoding sensor histidine kinase; translation: MGLTQGIAKARDYGELARALFTEMSSAGKIQQVAVCDSIGLWHVYPDRKIYPVARNFKTAFGKRVLLRLSGATRLPAGKKITGIAEITQVKLEALDLREKLRRLEIVASAEMNEAKRRDREQRRSLKRTADDKLRFFSTYSHDIKTPLSLLTMPLESLVVNDDRLPPPLRLQLEKIKVAIYNVLRTVGHSLDAARLMTKNRRGILLPYNFSAFVRQVAEVYAIVFESYGMALQTHIEDAIVAEIDPIQMEKVINNLLSNSIKHNLPGGITHITLSAEPGKARLTIADDGLGSSQAALKQSISNSNPWVFASHGYGLGIVRELLRLNRARLSIGSKQGSGNTVTITLPAIAEMQQAADGLRTHNFYYTMHEVELLASERTQLSRRKQSR